A window from Drosophila kikkawai strain 14028-0561.14 chromosome 2L, DkikHiC1v2, whole genome shotgun sequence encodes these proteins:
- the LOC108081360 gene encoding protein Turandot F-like, whose amino-acid sequence MSRSMSLCYLAVLVTVVLMCAGSTQGDDQFTATARQMMRIYGDPSVNRAIKQQNLDRLANFYQHNRHRIQFTSQERRQADDLLRRYNNAKASVTVDGVPAQGGAVTAVLIPLAVEGATQLVKFGIDHLKSSAGGVEINRSAAIFGLAFIMACYLVRSKSL is encoded by the exons ATGAGTCGTTCAATGAGTTTGTG CTACCTTGCTGTCCTAGTGACAGTGGTCCTGATGTGTGCTGGCAGCACTCAAGGCGACGATCAGTTCACGGCCACAGCTAGACAAATGATGCGTATTTACGGCGACCCATCAGTCAATAGGGCAATCAAGCAGCAGAATCTGGATCGCCTGGCCAACTTTTACCAGCACAACCGTCATCGGATTCAATTCACTTCACAGGAAAGACGACAGGCTGATGACTTGCTGAGGAGGTACAATAATGCAAAGGCTTCTGTCACGGTGGATGGAGTACCAGCCCAAGGAGGAGCTGTTACAGCCGTACTTATTCCCCTGGCTGTTGAAGGAGCCACCCAGCTGGTCAAGTTTGGAATTGATCATTTGAAATCATCAGCCGGCGGAGTTGAGATAAATCGCAGTGCTGCCAtttttggcttggcttttATAATGGCCTGCTATTTGGTTAGATCTAAGTCGTTGTAG